In Lactiplantibacillus pentosus, the sequence AACTATTTGGTCCTAATCACCATAGACTTCTTTGGCTAAACCGAACGCGGACCAAGCCTTTGGCCACCCGGCATAAAATGCCAGCTGCGTAATCAGTGCAACCATCTCATCCTTGGTAACACCATGCTTTTTGGCCAGCTTCATGTGTGACGATAATTGAGGGAACAACCCCTGCGACATCAATGAAGCGCAAGTAATCATACTACGGTCATGCAACGAAAGCTCAGACTCTCGCGACCAAACTTCGCCAAATAAAACATCATCATTAAGTGCAGCAAATTGAGGTGCAAATTCACCTAAATTGTCACGTCCAGCTGTTTGTTTTTCTGCCATAATCAATCAAGCCTCCAAGTTATTGTAAGCGTCGTCTGTTACGGGTTCTAACCACTCTGCCGTACCAGCCGTAATTGCGATATGTTCGAACCAACTATCTTTGGTTGCACCATGCCAGTGTTTGACCCCGTCCTTCGTCACAACAACATCACCTGCAACTAAGTGCCGTGGTTTCTGGCCAGCTTCCTGATACCAGCCTTCGCCACCAGTAACAAGTAGGATTTGAAAGCCGTTATGATGAATATGCCAATTATTCCGGCATCCAGGTTCAAAAGTCACGTTGCCGACATGCACATTGACATCTGGATCAGAAACCAGTCCTTTTAAATAACTTTGCCCGATAAAATATTGCTGAAAAGCCGTGTTCGGTTCTCCAACTGGAAAAATAACGCCATCTTTTACTTCTGAATTTTTGACCATTCAAATCATCCTTTCATTCAAATTATTGCAAGATTCACGCGTCGTGGACATCATCTAAAATGCGTTCACTGGATTCAGGAAACAACTTTTCGGCTTCGTTTCGCAGAATATGATCCTGAAAATGGTCGATCTTATAGGATAAATAATCAATCGTTTGTTTTGTTTGATTCAGTTGTTCTTGC encodes:
- a CDS encoding carboxymuconolactone decarboxylase family protein produces the protein MAEKQTAGRDNLGEFAPQFAALNDDVLFGEVWSRESELSLHDRSMITCASLMSQGLFPQLSSHMKLAKKHGVTKDEMVALITQLAFYAGWPKAWSAFGLAKEVYGD
- a CDS encoding cupin domain-containing protein; the encoded protein is MVKNSEVKDGVIFPVGEPNTAFQQYFIGQSYLKGLVSDPDVNVHVGNVTFEPGCRNNWHIHHNGFQILLVTGGEGWYQEAGQKPRHLVAGDVVVTKDGVKHWHGATKDSWFEHIAITAGTAEWLEPVTDDAYNNLEA